In Helicobacter ibis, one genomic interval encodes:
- a CDS encoding putative sulfate exporter family transporter, whose product MSKTIHINQFINSNIKGFLFVGLIVFISFYLANIEAIYKTTHLAATAFAILLGAFLSPIFFRFEHTLNAGVNFSAKKLLRLGIVLYGFNVTFTELYSIGIYGIIISIIIICSVFFIAILAGVKIFGLDKETSILIGAGSAICGAAAVLAVESSLKSEPFKGIMAVGTVVVFGLLGMFLYPLAYYYGLIPNLDTNSVGIFMGATLHEVANVVGAAEMAKDLSQGEFTQNAANMAIILKMMRVIMLVPFLLLLTYFIAHDKNEKEIVDKKKIAIPYFAFGFLGVIILNTFLSDYKDSILLGISVESLLSFGKLLCSICIVFAMAALGLQINIKKFLGSGKSAFALAFLLWIVLIVGGYLLTLAFRDFI is encoded by the coding sequence ATGTCAAAAACAATACATATAAACCAATTTATAAATTCAAATATTAAAGGCTTCTTGTTTGTTGGCCTTATAGTATTTATATCATTCTATCTAGCCAATATAGAAGCTATATACAAGACCACACATCTAGCGGCAACTGCTTTTGCTATCCTTTTGGGTGCTTTTTTATCACCGATATTTTTTAGATTCGAACATACTTTAAACGCAGGCGTTAATTTTAGTGCCAAGAAGCTTCTTCGTCTTGGTATTGTGCTATATGGATTTAATGTAACTTTCACAGAGCTTTATAGTATCGGAATCTATGGCATTATCATATCGATTATTATAATTTGCAGTGTATTTTTTATTGCTATCTTGGCAGGTGTTAAGATTTTTGGACTTGATAAAGAAACTTCCATATTAATAGGTGCTGGTAGTGCCATTTGTGGTGCTGCTGCAGTCTTAGCAGTGGAATCTTCGCTAAAATCAGAACCATTCAAAGGCATAATGGCAGTTGGAACGGTGGTTGTCTTTGGACTTTTGGGCATGTTTTTATATCCACTTGCATACTACTATGGACTTATACCAAACTTGGATACAAATAGTGTTGGAATCTTTATGGGTGCCACTTTGCATGAAGTTGCAAATGTGGTTGGTGCTGCAGAAATGGCAAAAGATTTAAGCCAAGGAGAATTCACTCAAAATGCAGCAAATATGGCGATTATCCTAAAGATGATGAGAGTTATTATGCTTGTTCCATTTTTGTTGTTGCTAACATACTTTATAGCACATGATAAGAATGAAAAAGAAATTGTTGACAAGAAAAAGATAGCCATACCATATTTTGCGTTTGGATTTTTGGGAGTGATTATTTTAAATACATTTCTATCAGACTATAAAGATTCAATATTGCTTGGCATAAGCGTTGAATCTCTTTTAAGCTTTGGCAAACTTTTATGTTCTATTTGTATTGTATTTGCCATGGCTGCTTTAGGCTTACAAATAAATATTAAAAAATTTCTAGGCTCTGGAAAAAGTGCATTTGCACTAGCTTTTCTTCTATGGATTGTTTTAATTGTTGGGGGATATTTGCTAACTCTAGCCTTTAGAGACTTTATATAG